In a single window of the Candidatus Poribacteria bacterium genome:
- a CDS encoding sigma-70 family RNA polymerase sigma factor, translating into MRFCYHLAYLRGICQVFSRSMGYRKRDKKTDSIVETEATYAIQAPAHQQPDNQTIAKEHFEIVRGMVERLPKSEKEVFLLKFTAPDMSLKEIAETLRISENAVKVRWHRAKNTLKTWLETEYPEEFTDWFSR; encoded by the coding sequence ATGCGATTTTGCTATCATCTCGCCTATCTTCGCGGGATTTGCCAAGTTTTTTCTCGGAGTATGGGTTATAGGAAACGAGATAAAAAAACGGATAGTATAGTGGAGACAGAAGCCACTTATGCCATCCAGGCACCGGCACATCAACAACCCGATAATCAAACCATCGCCAAAGAACACTTCGAAATCGTCCGCGGTATGGTAGAACGCCTTCCGAAATCAGAGAAAGAAGTGTTTCTATTGAAATTTACAGCTCCCGACATGTCCCTCAAAGAGATCGCCGAAACGTTACGCATCTCAGAGAATGCTGTTAAGGTTCGGTGGCATCGAGCAAAGAACACGTTGAAAACCTGGCTCGAAACTGAATATCCGGAGGAATTTACCGATTGGTTCAGCAGGTAA
- a CDS encoding sulfurtransferase codes for MADYANPDVLVTTEWVAAHGGDAGIRLLEVDVDTSAYAEGHIAGAVGLNWETQLCDQVRRDILTKEQFETLCNDSGIANDTTVIFYGDNNNWFATYALWQFRYYGHDESLLKVMNGGRQKWIDEGRELVTDVPDHSSTGYQAKFPDDNVRATAGTVRDTLGQGVVNLVDVRSPAEFTGEVIAPPGMSETAQRGGHIPGAANIPWATAVAEDGTFKSHDELQAIYGGAGVDEGQETIAYCRIGERSSHTWFVLKYLLGYEKVRNYDGSWTEWGNLVGAPIARD; via the coding sequence ATGGCTGATTACGCAAATCCTGATGTTTTAGTAACGACAGAATGGGTTGCTGCACACGGTGGTGATGCTGGCATCCGACTCCTTGAGGTTGATGTTGATACTTCAGCTTATGCTGAGGGACATATCGCTGGGGCAGTAGGACTCAATTGGGAAACACAATTGTGCGATCAAGTTCGACGTGATATCCTCACGAAAGAACAGTTCGAGACACTCTGCAATGACAGCGGCATCGCCAACGATACGACTGTTATTTTTTATGGAGATAACAATAACTGGTTCGCAACCTATGCCTTGTGGCAATTCCGCTATTACGGACACGACGAAAGTCTGTTGAAAGTGATGAACGGTGGTCGTCAAAAATGGATTGATGAAGGCAGAGAGCTTGTCACTGATGTACCAGATCATTCCAGCACAGGATATCAGGCGAAATTCCCCGACGACAATGTCCGTGCTACAGCGGGGACGGTTCGCGACACACTCGGACAGGGTGTTGTTAACCTTGTTGATGTCCGTTCACCTGCTGAATTTACGGGCGAAGTTATCGCGCCTCCCGGTATGAGCGAGACAGCGCAACGCGGTGGACACATCCCCGGCGCAGCGAATATCCCATGGGCGACAGCAGTGGCTGAAGACGGCACCTTTAAGTCTCACGATGAACTCCAAGCCATCTACGGCGGCGCAGGTGTTGATGAGGGTCAGGAAACAATTGCTTATTGCCGTATCGGTGAACGCTCATCGCATACCTGGTTTGTGCTGAAGTATCTACTCGGTTATGAAAAGGTCCGCAATTACGATGGGAGTTGGACAGAGTGGGGCAATCTGGTCGGAGCACCTATTGCACGCGACTAA